Proteins encoded by one window of Arabidopsis thaliana chromosome 2, partial sequence:
- the PDLP3 gene encoding plasmodesmata-located protein 3 (plasmodesmata-located protein 3 (PDLP3); CONTAINS InterPro DOMAIN/s: Protein of unknown function DUF26 (InterPro:IPR002902); BEST Arabidopsis thaliana protein match is: plasmodesmata-located protein 2 (TAIR:AT1G04520.1); Has 999 Blast hits to 950 proteins in 29 species: Archae - 0; Bacteria - 0; Metazoa - 0; Fungi - 6; Plants - 993; Viruses - 0; Other Eukaryotes - 0 (source: NCBI BLink).): MGFYSLKQLLLLYIIIMALFSDLKLAKSSSPEYTNLIYKGCARQRLSDPSGLYSQALSAMYGLLVTQSTKTRFYKTTTGTTSQTSVTGLFQCRGDLSNNDCYNCVSRLPVLSGKLCGKTIAARVQLSGCYLLYEISGFAQISGMELLFKTCGKNNVAGTGFEQRRDTAFGVMQNGVVQGHGFYATTYESVYVLGQCEGDIGDSDCSGCIKNALQRAQVECGSSISGQIYLHKCFVGYSFYPNGVPKRSSPYPSSGSSGSSSSSSSSGTTGKTVAIIVGGTAGVGFLVICLLFVKNLMKKKYDDY; encoded by the exons ATGGGGTTTTATTCACTGAAGCAGCTTTTGTTACtttacatcatcatcatggcTCTGTTCTCAGATCTCAAGCTAGcaaaatcttcttcaccaGAGTACACGAACCTAATCTACAAAGGTTGTGCAAGACAGAGATTATCAGATCCATCTGGTTTATACTCACAAGCTCTCTCTGCAATGTATGGCTTATTGGTTACTCAATCAACGAAAACAAGATTCTACAAAACCACAACTGGAACAACAAGCCAAACAAGCGTCACTGGTCTTTTCCAGTGTAGAGGAGATTTAAGTAACAACGACTGTTACAACTGTGTTAGTCGTCTTCCTGTTCTCTCTGGTAAGCTCTGTGGCAAAACCATTGCTGCTAGAGTTCAGCTCTCCGGCTGTTATCTTCTCTATGAAATCTCTGGCTTTGCCCAAATTTCAG GAATGGAGTTGTTATTCAAGACATGTGGGAAGAACAACGTCGCCGGGACAGGATTCGAACAGAGAAGAGACACAGCTTTCGGGGTGATGCAAAACGGCGTCGTTCAAGGTCACGGCTTCTACGCAACGACATACGAATCGGTTTACGTTTTAGGACAATGCGAAGGCGATATAGGCGATTCAGATTGTAGCGGTTGCATAAAAAACGCGTTACAGAGAGCTCAAGTCGAATGTGGAAGCTCAATATCTGGTCAGATATATCTTCATAAGTGTTTTGTCGGTTATAGTTTCTACCCAAATGGTGTTCCCAAGAGATCTTCTCCTTATCCTAGCTCTGGCTCTTcgggttcttcttcttcttcatcttcttcag GAACAACAGGCAAAACGGTGGCAATAATAGTAGGAGGAACAGCTGGTGTTGGATTTCTTGTCATTTGCTTACTTTTCGTCAAAaacttgatgaagaagaaatatgaCG attattga
- the MAC3B gene encoding MOS4-associated complex 3B (MOS4-associated complex 3B (MAC3B); FUNCTIONS IN: ubiquitin-protein ligase activity, nucleotide binding; INVOLVED IN: defense response to bacterium; LOCATED IN: cell wall, chloroplast, CUL4 RING ubiquitin ligase complex; EXPRESSED IN: 24 plant structures; EXPRESSED DURING: 13 growth stages; CONTAINS InterPro DOMAIN/s: WD40 repeat 2 (InterPro:IPR019782), U box domain (InterPro:IPR003613), WD40 repeat (InterPro:IPR001680), Pre-mRNA-splicing factor 19 (InterPro:IPR013915), WD40 repeat-like-containing domain (InterPro:IPR011046), WD40-repeat-containing domain (InterPro:IPR017986), WD40/YVTN repeat-like-containing domain (InterPro:IPR015943), WD40 repeat, subgroup (InterPro:IPR019781); BEST Arabidopsis thaliana protein match is: MOS4-associated complex 3A (TAIR:AT1G04510.1); Has 62315 Blast hits to 29584 proteins in 885 species: Archae - 64; Bacteria - 8492; Metazoa - 24454; Fungi - 13690; Plants - 7490; Viruses - 0; Other Eukaryotes - 8125 (source: NCBI BLink).), whose amino-acid sequence MNCAISGEVPVEPVVSTKSGLLFERRLIERHISDYGKCPVTGEPLTIDDIVPIKTGEIIKPKTLHTASIPGLLGTFQNEWDGLMLSNFALEQQLHTARQELSHALYQHDSACRVIARLKKERDEARQLLAEVERHIPAAPEAVTANAALSNGKRAAVDEELGPDAKKLCPGISAEIITELTDCNAALSQKRKKRQIPQTLASIDTLERFTQLSSHPLHKTNKPGICSMDILHSKDVIATGGVDATAVLFDRPSGQILSTLTGHSKKVTSVKFVGDSDLVLTASADKTVRIWRNPGDGNYACGYTLNDHSAEVRAVTVHPTNKYFVSASLDGTWCFYDLSSGSCLAQVSDDSKNVDYTAAAFHPDGLILGTGTSQSVVKIWDVKSQANVAKFDGHTGEVTAISFSENGYFLATAAEDGVRLWDLRKLRNFKSFLSADANSVEFDPSGSYLGIAASDIKVYQTASVKAEWNLIKTLPDLSGTGKATCVKFGSDAQYVAVGSMDRNLRIFGLPGDEKANVDDDSAQDS is encoded by the exons ATGAACTGTGCAA TTTCAGGAGAAGTTCCCGTGGAGCCAGTGGTTTCGACGAAGTCAGGATTACTCTTCGAGAGACGACTAATCGAAAGACATATATCG GATTATGGGAAGTGCCCGGTTACTGGCGAACCACTTACCATTGATGACATTGTTCCCATCAAAACTGGGGAG ATCATAAAGCCGAAAACATTGCATACAGCTAGTATCCCTGGATTGCTCGGAACGTTCCAGAAT GAATGGGACGGTTTGATGCTATCAAATTTTGCACTGGAGCAACAACTACATACTGCAAGGCAAGAGCTAAGTCATGCCTTGTATCAG CATGATTCTGCTTGTCGTGTGATTGCTAgacttaaaaaagaaagagacgaAGCACGCCAATTACTGGCCGAGGTTGAGAGACATATACCTGCGGCCCCTGAAGCTGTGACAGCTAATGCTGCTCTGAGTAATGGTAAACGAG CTGCCGTTGACGAGGAACTGGGTCCTGATGCAAAGAAATTGTGTCCTGGAATTTCAGCTGAAATTATTACGGAATTGACTGATTGTAATGCTGCTCTTTCCCAGAAGCGAAAAAAGCGACAG ATTCCTCAAACATTGGCGTCAATAGATACTTTGGAGAGGTTCACTCAGCTATCAAGCCACCCACTTCACAAGACCAACAAACCAGGCATTTGTTCGATGGACATTCTACATTCTAAG GATGTCATTGCTACTGGAGGAGTTGATGCAACTGCTGTTCTCTTTGATCGCCCTTCTGGACAAATCTTGTCAACACTGACTGGTCACTCGAAGaag GTTACAAGCGTAAAATTTGTAGGCGACTCTGATCTTGTTTTGACTGCTTCTGCTGACAAG ACAGTCCGTATCTGGCGGAATCCTGGGGATGGGAATTATGCTTGTGGGTATACATTGAATGATCATTCTGCGGAG GTGCGAGCTGTAACTGTGCATCCCACAAATAAATACTTTGTCTCGGCATCTCTTGATGGTACATGGTGCTTCTACGATCTGTCCTCTGGCTCATGCCTTGCACAG GTATCAGATGATTCAAAGAATGTAGATTACACGGCTGCTGCTTTTCATCCCGATGGTCTCATTCTCGGAACCGGTACTTCTCAATCTGTTGTTAAGATTTGGGACGTTAAAAGTCAG GCAAATGTGGCTAAGTTTGATGGACACACTGGGGAAGTTACAGCTATATCTTTCTCTGAAAATGGTTACTTCCTCGCG ACAGCTGCAGAGGATGGTGTTAGGTTGTGGGATCTGCGCAAGTTAAGGAActtcaaatcatttttatcTGCAGATGCGAACTCTG tGGAGTTTGATCCTAGCGGATCTTATCTCGGTATTGCTGCATCAGATATCAA AGTATACCAGACGGCAAGTGTGAAAGCTGAATGGAACCTTATCAAGACACTCCCAGATCTCTCCGGCACTG GTAAAGCTACGTGTGTGAAGTTTGGTTCAGATGCACAGTACGTTGCAGTCGGTTCGATGGACCGTAACCTACGGATATTTGGTCTTCCTGGTGATGAAAAAGCCAACGTCGATGATGACTCTGCGCAAGACTCGTGA
- the MAC3B gene encoding MOS4-associated complex 3B (MOS4-associated complex 3B (MAC3B); FUNCTIONS IN: ubiquitin-protein ligase activity, nucleotide binding; INVOLVED IN: defense response to bacterium; LOCATED IN: cell wall, CUL4 RING ubiquitin ligase complex; EXPRESSED IN: 24 plant structures; EXPRESSED DURING: 13 growth stages; CONTAINS InterPro DOMAIN/s: WD40 repeat 2 (InterPro:IPR019782), U box domain (InterPro:IPR003613), WD40 repeat (InterPro:IPR001680), Pre-mRNA-splicing factor 19 (InterPro:IPR013915), WD40 repeat-like-containing domain (InterPro:IPR011046), WD40-repeat-containing domain (InterPro:IPR017986), WD40/YVTN repeat-like-containing domain (InterPro:IPR015943), WD40 repeat, subgroup (InterPro:IPR019781); BEST Arabidopsis thaliana protein match is: MOS4-associated complex 3A (TAIR:AT1G04510.1); Has 35333 Blast hits to 34131 proteins in 2444 species: Archae - 798; Bacteria - 22429; Metazoa - 974; Fungi - 991; Plants - 531; Viruses - 0; Other Eukaryotes - 9610 (source: NCBI BLink).): MNCAISGEVPVEPVVSTKSGLLFERRLIERHISDYGKCPVTGEPLTIDDIVPIKTGEIIKPKTLHTASIPGLLGTFQNEWDGLMLSNFALEQQLHTARQELSHALYQHDSACRVIARLKKERDEARQLLAEVERHIPAAPEAVTANAALSNGKRAAVDEELGPDAKKLCPGISAEIITELTDCNAALSQKRKKRQIPQTLASIDTLERFTQLSSHPLHKTNKPGICSMDILHSKDVIATGGVDATAVLFDRPSGQILSTLTGHSKKVTSVKFVGDSDLVLTASADKTVRIWRNPGDGNYACGYTLNDHSAEVRAVTVHPTNKYFVSASLDGTWCFYDLSSGSCLAQVSDDSKNVDYTAAAFHPDGLILGTGTSQSVVKIWDVKSQANVAKFDGHTGEVTAISFSENGYFLATAAEDGVRLWDLRKLRNFKSFLSADANSVEFDPSGSYLGIAASDIKVYQTASVKAEWNLIKTLPDLSGTGKLRV; this comes from the exons ATGAACTGTGCAA TTTCAGGAGAAGTTCCCGTGGAGCCAGTGGTTTCGACGAAGTCAGGATTACTCTTCGAGAGACGACTAATCGAAAGACATATATCG GATTATGGGAAGTGCCCGGTTACTGGCGAACCACTTACCATTGATGACATTGTTCCCATCAAAACTGGGGAG ATCATAAAGCCGAAAACATTGCATACAGCTAGTATCCCTGGATTGCTCGGAACGTTCCAGAAT GAATGGGACGGTTTGATGCTATCAAATTTTGCACTGGAGCAACAACTACATACTGCAAGGCAAGAGCTAAGTCATGCCTTGTATCAG CATGATTCTGCTTGTCGTGTGATTGCTAgacttaaaaaagaaagagacgaAGCACGCCAATTACTGGCCGAGGTTGAGAGACATATACCTGCGGCCCCTGAAGCTGTGACAGCTAATGCTGCTCTGAGTAATGGTAAACGAG CTGCCGTTGACGAGGAACTGGGTCCTGATGCAAAGAAATTGTGTCCTGGAATTTCAGCTGAAATTATTACGGAATTGACTGATTGTAATGCTGCTCTTTCCCAGAAGCGAAAAAAGCGACAG ATTCCTCAAACATTGGCGTCAATAGATACTTTGGAGAGGTTCACTCAGCTATCAAGCCACCCACTTCACAAGACCAACAAACCAGGCATTTGTTCGATGGACATTCTACATTCTAAG GATGTCATTGCTACTGGAGGAGTTGATGCAACTGCTGTTCTCTTTGATCGCCCTTCTGGACAAATCTTGTCAACACTGACTGGTCACTCGAAGaag GTTACAAGCGTAAAATTTGTAGGCGACTCTGATCTTGTTTTGACTGCTTCTGCTGACAAG ACAGTCCGTATCTGGCGGAATCCTGGGGATGGGAATTATGCTTGTGGGTATACATTGAATGATCATTCTGCGGAG GTGCGAGCTGTAACTGTGCATCCCACAAATAAATACTTTGTCTCGGCATCTCTTGATGGTACATGGTGCTTCTACGATCTGTCCTCTGGCTCATGCCTTGCACAG GTATCAGATGATTCAAAGAATGTAGATTACACGGCTGCTGCTTTTCATCCCGATGGTCTCATTCTCGGAACCGGTACTTCTCAATCTGTTGTTAAGATTTGGGACGTTAAAAGTCAG GCAAATGTGGCTAAGTTTGATGGACACACTGGGGAAGTTACAGCTATATCTTTCTCTGAAAATGGTTACTTCCTCGCG ACAGCTGCAGAGGATGGTGTTAGGTTGTGGGATCTGCGCAAGTTAAGGAActtcaaatcatttttatcTGCAGATGCGAACTCTG tGGAGTTTGATCCTAGCGGATCTTATCTCGGTATTGCTGCATCAGATATCAA AGTATACCAGACGGCAAGTGTGAAAGCTGAATGGAACCTTATCAAGACACTCCCAGATCTCTCCGGCACTGGTAAA CTACGTGTGTGA